The proteins below come from a single Papaver somniferum cultivar HN1 chromosome 11, ASM357369v1, whole genome shotgun sequence genomic window:
- the LOC113323096 gene encoding UPF0481 protein At3g47200-like isoform X2, protein MKRNNSSNYDSDHSPKTQRQTTIPDDGWVIEINSYGEGAGYGSGKAWTIYRVPRNMFEISKNAFIPKLVSVGPFHYGDHCYKAMEGHKKRYLLRLLGYTDDSDGFAESQSSSDRKQHVGLGSLVSRMMDLEKTTRECYSETVHNNKSKSFVQMMVMDGCFIVELLRLHRNSISNKVLEVLFDLTKLPGQESVHLVDLVLEFFNPLLPRGKEKLKVNPNDKYDHMLDVFRTGFLAAIPPAADRVEDLVTDKSSDLLNCATELQEAGLEFSKSQQPTDLLNIQFDRPSGTLNIPPLRMDDNTVPLFLNFMAYEQCDRDAQPYFSNHFMFLDRLVNTAKDIEVLHNNGVINHELGSDKDVAILINRLSREIIYDANSCHLREPMREINLYHNECAKKCHVWFKALKRDYFSSSWTLASLFAAIFLLVLTVCQTFFSAYAYFKPPN, encoded by the exons atgaaaagaaacaatTCTTCAAATTATGATTCAGACCACTCGCCAAAAACACAAAGGCAGACAACTATTCCAGACGACGGATGGGTGATTGAAATCAACAGTTACGGTGAAGGTGCGGGCTATGGTTCGGGTAAAGCGTGGACAATCTATAGGGTACCGAGGAACATGTTTGAAATTTCGAAAAATGCTTTCATTCCTAAGCTCGTATCCGTAGGTCCTTTTCACTATGGTGATCATTGTTACAAGGCTATGGAGGGACATAAGAAACGGTATCTTCTTCGTCTATTGGGATACACCGATGATTCGGATGGTTTTGCTGAATCACAGTCGTCGTCTGATAGGAAACAACATGTTGGCCTAGGCAGCCTGGTAAGTCGCATGATGGATTTAGAAAAAACTACAAGGGAGTGCTACTCAGAAACTGTGCATAACAATAAGAGCAAGAGTTTTGTTCAGATGATGGTGATGGATGGTTGCTTTATTGTCGAACTTCTTCGCCTTCATCGCAACTCAATCAGCAACAAG GTTCTCGAAGTCCTCTTTGACTTGACTAAACTACCTGGACAAGAGAGCGTACATCTGGTTGATCTCGTTCTTGAGTTTTTCAACCCACTTCTCCCAAGAGGCAAGGAAAAATTAAAGGTAAATCCAAATGATAAGTACGATCACATGCTAGACGTATTTAGAACCGGTTTCCTAGCGGCCATTCCTCCTGCTGCTGATCGGGTAGAAGATTTGGTGACCGATAAGAGTAGTGATCTCTTGAATTGTGCTACAGAACTCCAAGAGGCAGGACTCGAGTTCTCAAAGTCACAACAGCCGACAGACTTACTAAACATACAATTCGATCGGCCCAGTGGTACTCTGAACATTCCACCTCTACGAATGGATGACAACACAGTACCTCTCTTTCTTAATTTTATGGCCTATGAACAATGTGATCGAGATGCACAGCCTTATTTCTCAAACCACTTCATGTTCTTGGATAGGCTAGTGAACACAGCAAAAGATATCGAGGTTCTACATAATAATGGGGTCATAAATCATGAGTTGGGCAGCGATAAAGATGTAGCTATTTTGATCAATAGGCTTAGCAGGGAGATTATCTATGACGCCAACTCATGTCATTTAAGGGAGCCTATGAGGGAAATAAATCTTTATCACAATGAGTGTGCTAAAAAATGTCACGTTTGGTTCAAGGCGCTAAAACGTGACTACTTTAGTAGTTCTTGGACATTAGCTTCACTCTTTGCAGCCATATTTTTATTAGTACTCACTGTTTGCCAGACCTTTTTCTCTGCTTATGCTTATTTTAAGCCACCAAACTGA
- the LOC113323096 gene encoding UPF0481 protein At3g47200-like isoform X3, with protein sequence MFEISKNAFIPKLVSVGPFHYGDHCYKAMEGHKKRYLLRLLGYTDDSDGFAESQSSSDRKQHVGLGSLVSRMMDLEKTTRECYSETVHNNKSKSFVQMMVMDGCFIVELLRLHRNSISNKDVDDPVFTTRWMLCTLQRDLLMLENQLPFQVLEVLFDLTKLPGQESVHLVDLVLEFFNPLLPRGKEKLKVNPNDKYDHMLDVFRTGFLAAIPPAADRVEDLVTDKSSDLLNCATELQEAGLEFSKSQQPTDLLNIQFDRPSGTLNIPPLRMDDNTVPLFLNFMAYEQCDRDAQPYFSNHFMFLDRLVNTAKDIEVLHNNGVINHELGSDKDVAILINRLSREIIYDANSCHLREPMREINLYHNECAKKCHVWFKALKRDYFSSSWTLASLFAAIFLLVLTVCQTFFSAYAYFKPPN encoded by the exons ATGTTTGAAATTTCGAAAAATGCTTTCATTCCTAAGCTCGTATCCGTAGGTCCTTTTCACTATGGTGATCATTGTTACAAGGCTATGGAGGGACATAAGAAACGGTATCTTCTTCGTCTATTGGGATACACCGATGATTCGGATGGTTTTGCTGAATCACAGTCGTCGTCTGATAGGAAACAACATGTTGGCCTAGGCAGCCTGGTAAGTCGCATGATGGATTTAGAAAAAACTACAAGGGAGTGCTACTCAGAAACTGTGCATAACAATAAGAGCAAGAGTTTTGTTCAGATGATGGTGATGGATGGTTGCTTTATTGTCGAACTTCTTCGCCTTCATCGCAACTCAATCAGCAACAAG GATGTCGATGATCCAGTCTTCACAACCAGGTGGATGTTATGTACACTTCAACGAGATTTATTGATGCTAGAAAACCAACTTCCGTTTCAGGTTCTCGAAGTCCTCTTTGACTTGACTAAACTACCTGGACAAGAGAGCGTACATCTGGTTGATCTCGTTCTTGAGTTTTTCAACCCACTTCTCCCAAGAGGCAAGGAAAAATTAAAGGTAAATCCAAATGATAAGTACGATCACATGCTAGACGTATTTAGAACCGGTTTCCTAGCGGCCATTCCTCCTGCTGCTGATCGGGTAGAAGATTTGGTGACCGATAAGAGTAGTGATCTCTTGAATTGTGCTACAGAACTCCAAGAGGCAGGACTCGAGTTCTCAAAGTCACAACAGCCGACAGACTTACTAAACATACAATTCGATCGGCCCAGTGGTACTCTGAACATTCCACCTCTACGAATGGATGACAACACAGTACCTCTCTTTCTTAATTTTATGGCCTATGAACAATGTGATCGAGATGCACAGCCTTATTTCTCAAACCACTTCATGTTCTTGGATAGGCTAGTGAACACAGCAAAAGATATCGAGGTTCTACATAATAATGGGGTCATAAATCATGAGTTGGGCAGCGATAAAGATGTAGCTATTTTGATCAATAGGCTTAGCAGGGAGATTATCTATGACGCCAACTCATGTCATTTAAGGGAGCCTATGAGGGAAATAAATCTTTATCACAATGAGTGTGCTAAAAAATGTCACGTTTGGTTCAAGGCGCTAAAACGTGACTACTTTAGTAGTTCTTGGACATTAGCTTCACTCTTTGCAGCCATATTTTTATTAGTACTCACTGTTTGCCAGACCTTTTTCTCTGCTTATGCTTATTTTAAGCCACCAAACTGA
- the LOC113323096 gene encoding UPF0481 protein At3g47200-like isoform X1 — MKRNNSSNYDSDHSPKTQRQTTIPDDGWVIEINSYGEGAGYGSGKAWTIYRVPRNMFEISKNAFIPKLVSVGPFHYGDHCYKAMEGHKKRYLLRLLGYTDDSDGFAESQSSSDRKQHVGLGSLVSRMMDLEKTTRECYSETVHNNKSKSFVQMMVMDGCFIVELLRLHRNSISNKDVDDPVFTTRWMLCTLQRDLLMLENQLPFQVLEVLFDLTKLPGQESVHLVDLVLEFFNPLLPRGKEKLKVNPNDKYDHMLDVFRTGFLAAIPPAADRVEDLVTDKSSDLLNCATELQEAGLEFSKSQQPTDLLNIQFDRPSGTLNIPPLRMDDNTVPLFLNFMAYEQCDRDAQPYFSNHFMFLDRLVNTAKDIEVLHNNGVINHELGSDKDVAILINRLSREIIYDANSCHLREPMREINLYHNECAKKCHVWFKALKRDYFSSSWTLASLFAAIFLLVLTVCQTFFSAYAYFKPPN, encoded by the exons atgaaaagaaacaatTCTTCAAATTATGATTCAGACCACTCGCCAAAAACACAAAGGCAGACAACTATTCCAGACGACGGATGGGTGATTGAAATCAACAGTTACGGTGAAGGTGCGGGCTATGGTTCGGGTAAAGCGTGGACAATCTATAGGGTACCGAGGAACATGTTTGAAATTTCGAAAAATGCTTTCATTCCTAAGCTCGTATCCGTAGGTCCTTTTCACTATGGTGATCATTGTTACAAGGCTATGGAGGGACATAAGAAACGGTATCTTCTTCGTCTATTGGGATACACCGATGATTCGGATGGTTTTGCTGAATCACAGTCGTCGTCTGATAGGAAACAACATGTTGGCCTAGGCAGCCTGGTAAGTCGCATGATGGATTTAGAAAAAACTACAAGGGAGTGCTACTCAGAAACTGTGCATAACAATAAGAGCAAGAGTTTTGTTCAGATGATGGTGATGGATGGTTGCTTTATTGTCGAACTTCTTCGCCTTCATCGCAACTCAATCAGCAACAAG GATGTCGATGATCCAGTCTTCACAACCAGGTGGATGTTATGTACACTTCAACGAGATTTATTGATGCTAGAAAACCAACTTCCGTTTCAGGTTCTCGAAGTCCTCTTTGACTTGACTAAACTACCTGGACAAGAGAGCGTACATCTGGTTGATCTCGTTCTTGAGTTTTTCAACCCACTTCTCCCAAGAGGCAAGGAAAAATTAAAGGTAAATCCAAATGATAAGTACGATCACATGCTAGACGTATTTAGAACCGGTTTCCTAGCGGCCATTCCTCCTGCTGCTGATCGGGTAGAAGATTTGGTGACCGATAAGAGTAGTGATCTCTTGAATTGTGCTACAGAACTCCAAGAGGCAGGACTCGAGTTCTCAAAGTCACAACAGCCGACAGACTTACTAAACATACAATTCGATCGGCCCAGTGGTACTCTGAACATTCCACCTCTACGAATGGATGACAACACAGTACCTCTCTTTCTTAATTTTATGGCCTATGAACAATGTGATCGAGATGCACAGCCTTATTTCTCAAACCACTTCATGTTCTTGGATAGGCTAGTGAACACAGCAAAAGATATCGAGGTTCTACATAATAATGGGGTCATAAATCATGAGTTGGGCAGCGATAAAGATGTAGCTATTTTGATCAATAGGCTTAGCAGGGAGATTATCTATGACGCCAACTCATGTCATTTAAGGGAGCCTATGAGGGAAATAAATCTTTATCACAATGAGTGTGCTAAAAAATGTCACGTTTGGTTCAAGGCGCTAAAACGTGACTACTTTAGTAGTTCTTGGACATTAGCTTCACTCTTTGCAGCCATATTTTTATTAGTACTCACTGTTTGCCAGACCTTTTTCTCTGCTTATGCTTATTTTAAGCCACCAAACTGA